Within Candidatus Woesearchaeota archaeon, the genomic segment GAATAATTTTTCCACCAGATGCGTTTGCAAAAGCGCAAATTTCTTTTCCCAGATTAGAACTTATATTTTCTTTAAATTCTAAGGTGAGCCCTTCTCCACACCTCATTAAGTCTAAGAGTGTTTTTTTATCCACTTCAATCACAACCTCGCAATCTTTCCCGCATCAGTCAATTTCAATCCATCATCAGTAACAAGTAAATCCATATCTTTGAGTTCATCTATTGCTCGATACAACATTGCGGTCGAAAAATCAATCTTTTGGCTCAAATCAGAAATGCTTGCGTATTTTCCAGTATCAACAAATTCCAACACTTTCTTCTGGCTTTCAGTCAATTTGAAACTCAGCCGAGGCAAGTAAATAACAGACATCTTATCTTCTTCAGGATTATACGCAATCTTCTTGACCTTATCATGACGCGCGTAAGCGGCAAATAACAAGCCTATTGCTTTTGTTTTTCTTCCAGAAGTAATATTCACATAAATAATGTCATCTGAAGATTGAGAATCAATTAATTCAACACATTTCTCCGCGATCTTCACAATATCATACACTTCTGTTTTGAATGCTTTGACTTCAATAACCTTGCCTAAAGAGTCATTAATCAGTTTTAATGAATCATTTTGTTCTTTGCTTGGCTCTTTGTCTATCAGCAAGAATAATTTATCTGGTCCAAGCCTTGTTGTCGCAAGGATGACTGGCTCTGCGTTATACAATGTGGCAATCAGTACCTTTTTACTCATGATCATAAGAAAATGATTTGGGTTTATATATCTTTGCATGAATAAGGTAATATTCCGTAATAAGTAGAAAATTATACTATTTGGTAGAAAGATTTAAATAGTTGCTGGGCTTTCTGTGTTAAGAAGGTGAACTATAATGAAAGGATATGAAATATTTATTTTTGGAATGTTTGGAGCAGGATTAGGTATTCTTGTTGGAGTAGCACATCACAGTATTAACATGGGTCTCCTGCTTTTAGGTCTCGCATTTGTTATGGGAATAGCTCCGCAACTGAAAAAGAGATTTGATAGTAGTCCAGCATAAGAACATATTTTGAACGAGGTGTCCACAATGAATAAAATGTCAAGAAAAGAGGAAATTGAATCTCTGAAAATACAAGTAAATATACTTGAAGCGCAGGTTCATACAATATATGGAACGCTTGCAGCAAAAGGGGTAATTAATGATAAAGAATTTCAAAAGGATTCTAAAAAAATGTTGAAATACATGAAAGGTAAGCAAAATTGACAAATCGAATAAAAGAACTTGAAGAACAAGTAAAAAAGCAGTTTATTATACTCTCTTCTGACAACTATCCTTCAAAACACATTCCTGACACAACGGCTTTGTTCTGCAATATCGCTTTGCGTGTTCCACAAGCAATGCGTGATATTCATTATACATTTCCACATCTTTGTCAATAGTATTTGTGATCAATGTTTGCAGTTCATCATACGAAACATCTTTTCCGCAAAGTCCAATTCTGCTCATAATCCTTTTTGTGTATGCATCGATCACAAAGCTTGGTTTCATAAACGCGTAAAGAATAATGGAATCTGCTGTTTCTGGACCAATGCCTTTGACAGAGAGGAGCAGTGTTCTCAATTCTTGCGTCTCCATATTCTGCAACTCTTCAAGCGGATGTTGCAATAAAAACTGCGCGACAATTTTCAATCGTTCCGCTTTCTGATTATTGTAGCCAGAGCTTTTGATGTATTGTGCAAGTGTTTCATGTCTCGTTTCAAGAATTCCTTTCAAAGACAAACATTTGTTTTTTCTCAATTCGTTCAGTGCTTTCTCAACGTTTGTCCATGCGGTGTTTTGTGTGAGCAGGGAACCAACAATGACTTCAAATTTCTCAGCGTCAGAAAGAATGCCGCGTTTCTTATATTCATTGTTAATAGGCCACCAGCCTTGGGAATCGTAAGCTCTAAGAAGTTCATCATATACTTGTGTTGGCATCACTTTTTTTCCCATACTCTTCAAATCTCTTTTTTCGCTTTATCCAAACACCATTTAACGTGATTGCTTGCTTTGGACATTTTTCACAACCTCCACAAAGAGTTCATGACCATGCACAACGACGCAGCTTTTGACCATTTCTATTAACGGCTTGTCTTTTTCAATCAATTTTTTTTCAAAGTCCTGTTGAGTCAAGTATAAGGGCTCTATCTTCAAGCGGTTCTTTTCATTCATTTCTTTTATCATTCTTTGCAATAGCTTATAATCTTCACTTTTTTTTAATATAAAACAGACATCTATATCTCTTGCTTCTTTGCCTTTTCTCAAGATTGATCCAAAAAGGAATATTCCGTTAGTATGTGAAGATAATGAATGTAAATCATATATCCATCCCTTTACAAAACTTGACAGAGTGCTATAGTCAAGAAAAATGAGCTCCAACAATTTCATCAAGTAGCTATTTTCGAGATTTGGTTTGTAAAATATCGCGTTTCCCAGTTTCTCGCTGGTGAGCAGGTTTTTGTCATGCAAACTTCTTAAAAGTTTGAGGCTTCCGGCATTGCTTAATCCTAACTTGTCTTTAATGTTGTAAGAATTATAATGAGTCAAAAAGTCTGTAAATATGAGCTTTAATGCCATTTTTCCGTTTTCTGTTACTTCAAGCATGCTATAACTCCGAGTTATAGTACTATAACTTAAAGTTATATATAAATATTTTGGTGAAATAACTGCGGAGAAATTGTTTAAGGGTCACCAGCCTTGTGGATCATATTCTCGTAACATGACTTTGTGAATATTGATTCTTTCTTTCATTTCTCTTTCACTTTAGCAATTTCATAGCCCGCATAAAGAATAGTAAAGAGGAGTAATAAAATAAATGCTGCTGCTGACAAGAGTGAGATAAACAAGGAGATATAAAAAAATATTTTTAAGATACTATAATAAGGTAACTGTATGTATGAGTCTTTGAGAGAATCTGGTATAAGAGCGTAATCTAATTCAGATATAAGAAATGTAAGACCATAAAAAGAGGATGCACTTATAAAAGCAAAGCCTGTCCATTTTAGAAACGTGTTTGGATGGGGAAACTTATACCTTCTTAGTGCATATCGTGCAATAATAAAGAAAGATATAGCATATAAGATATCGAAGATAGAAGCAAGTATAATTAATCCTTGATCATCACCAAATAAATCTAACCCTGGATATGCTATTGTCAAAAGGAAAAGAAAAACCCAATACCATCCTATAATTATGTTATAAGTACTCCAGTAGTAATAAGGAGATTTCGTATTCTTTGTTTTTCCATAAACGTAATATCCACAATACAAACTAGCTGCTAAAACTAAAATAACGAAAGTCCCCATCTTTAGTGTTAATTCACGTTCGGAGTCAGGCAATTGGAAAAGAGAATTTATCATCCATGCCATAAGTTCTGCTGAAATGAACAGTCCAATCACGAGAGATAATATCGCAACTACATTATCTATTAAATCTGGTTTTTTGGTTATCTTCTTTATTCTTTCTATCTTCTGTTCAACAAAGTTCATATAACAACGTTAAGGGAATAAGATTAAAAAGGTTTGCCCACAAACCGCTTCCTACTCTTCCGGCCCCAACACCTCCTCCTCAAACCCATCCCATTCCTGCATATAATACCATTTCACCAGTTTATTATTCTTCTCATCTTCTTCTTTAATCTCCCGATCATTATCCACTTCAATAGTAATCCTATTCTTTATTTTATATTTTTCAAAAAATCGGACAGTGCTCAATAATATTGGAATAGGAGGTGAAATAACAAGAACACTTTCATCTACAGCAAGATCTTCCTCAAGCGCATACGCAGCTTTTGCTTCTTCCAAAAAAACTTCAGCAGTACTAATGCTTCCTGTACTTCCTTCATGTTTCACAGGAGGAGCAGTGTAGCGAACAAACAGCCGTACTGGAATTGTTGTGCCTTGTTCCAAAGAAGCGGATCCTTCGTTCACAATTTCAAAGACAACATAAAATTCATTGGTCTCCGTATCAACACCATGCGCGACAATTTCAGCGGTAAGATCAGGTTTTGAAGAATACACTGCGTTGCCGGTTATTCCTTCATCTCCAAAAACACCGAGAAGAATAACTGCCGCGACGATAAAGACAGCCACTACGTTTCTCATAAAGAGTATTTAGAATAATATCCTATAAAAGCCTTTCTACCCAAACACCTTCTCAAACAATCCTTTCTCTCGTTTCGCTTCCTTATCAAAATCCTCAAGCGCTTCTTTCTGCTTCTTGGTCAATTTGTCAGGAACATAAATGATTGCCTTCACCAACTGATCGCCAGTATGAAATCCACGTAATGAAGGAATTCCTTTTCCTTTCAAACGAAACACAGTGTTTGCTTTTGTTCCAGCAGGAACTTTAATCGTCGCCTTTCCTTTGAGCGTCGGAACTTCAATTTCTCCGCCTAAACACATGTCGCGAAACGAAACAGGCATGTCCATGAAAATATCCTGCTCCTCGCGTTCAAAAATATCATGTTTCAACACAGTAATGTATAAATACAAATCACCAGCAGGAGCGCCTTTGTCGCCTGCTTGTCCATTACCAGAAACACGCAAACGAGAACCAGTGTCAACGCCAGCAGGAATATCCACAGTCACTTTTTTCTCTTCCTGTATTTTTCCTTGTCCATTGCACGTTTCACACACTTCTTCAATTTCTTTTCCTTGTCCACCGCAAGTGGAACAAACGCCAGTAGATTGAAAGATTCCAAACGGAGTTCGCTGCGCTCGTGTTACAGTGCCAGTGCCATGACAACCAGTACAAATCTTAATGTGCTTGTCAGATTTCGCGCCACTTCCTTCACACTTTGAACAGGTTTCAAGGCGTGGAACGCGAATATGTTTTTTCACGCCAGCGGCCGCTTCTTCAAGCGTAATTTCTACTTCATATTCCACATCATCGCCTTTTCGCGGTCCTCTTCCTCTTCTTCGTTGACCGCCAAAAAAAGATTCAAAAATATCGTCAAAATCAAATCCAAAGCCTTGTCCGAAATCCTGACTGGAATATCCTCCCTGTCCTGCTCCAAAGTCAGTTGTACCATACTGATCAAATTGCTGTCTTTTTTTATCGTCAGAAAGAACAGACGCTGCTTCATTTATTTCTTTGAATTTTTCAGCGGATCCCGCTTCTTTGTTCATGTCAGGATGATATTTCTTTGCGAGTGTCTTGTATGCTTTTTTGATTTCTTCCTTGGACGCGCCTTTCTCGACACCAAGAATTTTATAATAATCTTTTTCTGCCATTTACTTCACCGCGTCAATAATCTGTTGGGGATGATCTACTATAACATCTGCCATGTGTAGTCTTTCTCGCAATTGATAGCCATAACTCACGCCAATCGCTTTTTTGAGTTTCGCGTTTTTCGCGGCAATAATACCGCCATCCATGTCATCAATCATGACTGCTTCTTCAGGAAGCGTTCCAGTAATTTT encodes:
- a CDS encoding endonuclease, which encodes MGKKVMPTQVYDELLRAYDSQGWWPINNEYKKRGILSDAEKFEVIVGSLLTQNTAWTNVEKALNELRKNKCLSLKGILETRHETLAQYIKSSGYNNQKAERLKIVAQFLLQHPLEELQNMETQELRTLLLSVKGIGPETADSIILYAFMKPSFVIDAYTKRIMSRIGLCGKDVSYDELQTLITNTIDKDVEMYNEYHALLVEHAKRYCRTKPLCQECVLKDSCQKRV
- a CDS encoding nucleotidyltransferase domain-containing protein encodes the protein MLEVTENGKMALKLIFTDFLTHYNSYNIKDKLGLSNAGSLKLLRSLHDKNLLTSEKLGNAIFYKPNLENSYLMKLLELIFLDYSTLSSFVKGWIYDLHSLSSHTNGIFLFGSILRKGKEARDIDVCFILKKSEDYKLLQRMIKEMNEKNRLKIEPLYLTQQDFEKKLIEKDKPLIEMVKSCVVVHGHELFVEVVKNVQSKQSR
- a CDS encoding CRISPR locus-related DNA-binding protein, translated to MSKKVLIATLYNAEPVILATTRLGPDKLFLLIDKEPSKEQNDSLKLINDSLGKVIEVKAFKTEVYDIVKIAEKCVELIDSQSSDDIIYVNITSGRKTKAIGLLFAAYARHDKVKKIAYNPEEDKMSVIYLPRLSFKLTESQKKVLEFVDTGKYASISDLSQKIDFSTAMLYRAIDELKDMDLLVTDDGLKLTDAGKIARL
- the dnaJ gene encoding molecular chaperone DnaJ; this encodes MAEKDYYKILGVEKGASKEEIKKAYKTLAKKYHPDMNKEAGSAEKFKEINEAASVLSDDKKRQQFDQYGTTDFGAGQGGYSSQDFGQGFGFDFDDIFESFFGGQRRRGRGPRKGDDVEYEVEITLEEAAAGVKKHIRVPRLETCSKCEGSGAKSDKHIKICTGCHGTGTVTRAQRTPFGIFQSTGVCSTCGGQGKEIEEVCETCNGQGKIQEEKKVTVDIPAGVDTGSRLRVSGNGQAGDKGAPAGDLYLYITVLKHDIFEREEQDIFMDMPVSFRDMCLGGEIEVPTLKGKATIKVPAGTKANTVFRLKGKGIPSLRGFHTGDQLVKAIIYVPDKLTKKQKEALEDFDKEAKREKGLFEKVFG
- a CDS encoding ATP-binding protein, coding for MDKKTLLDLMRCGEGLTLEFKENISSNLGKEICAFANASGGKIILGVKDDGSIKGCILRAYPIRLTSM